CTGGGCAGAGGCGCCAATTGGCTGTAACTTTATCTCCATGTACCTGGCGTCAGTTAGCACTCGATGGGATAGAGTTACAGAGCATTcattaactaattaattatatatattaagctaaAACtacttaaaatattttaaattttCCTTTTAATTCTGTTAAATCCTCTTAGTTCTCccttagtaataattataatagctcTAAGGGCAATTTCTGTcaaatattaaaaaagtaGGCCAGGGTATAAACGGTAAATCCTTCACTGCCTTTCCATGCAGGTAACAGACATTTCTATAAAAATCGGTCACCCCGAAGCTATATGCCAAGCATCTGCTATCAGCTAAACAATTCTGCTTGCAACTTGTGCTGTCGACGCGAAGTATCTGGTATTGGTCTTGGCTCCCTCCCCTGATGCCGCACCTCTGACCCGCAGACGCGACCGCGCGCTGGCACTGGGCCAGTGCTGATGCATATGATGCTATAGCTGATGAGATTCTGCCTGTGCAGCTGGTCTGTTGTGCCGAGATTTGCGCAGCACAGTTTGCTTGCTGCGTCGAGACTTGCGAAGCACAGTTTGCTTGCTGCGTCGAGACTTGCGAAGCACAGTTTGCTTGCTGCGTTGAGAGACTGCGCTGACATGTTGCGAGATCTGTTCGACACTtttgaagatcttgatcGCACTGCGTCGGTCCCGCAGAAGCCATAGGAACGATCGCTAGGCTTTGAGCTTCGCTTTCAAGCAGATTCATCTCACAGCGACCGGATCGCTCCGATTGGCGCGGCGGTTCCCAGAATGAGTCAACACATTCTTCCATGCTACCGCAACGGTTTGCACATTCGGCAGGGGTACTGGTAAACTCCACTGAACCTGGAGCAATAACCACATCGCAGTAGACTCGGTAGTCTTTGCCTTGAAAAGTAACGATTTTCTTGTCTGAGGATGGGCAGCAGCCAGCATATGTGCCTGTGGTGCTGCATGATTGGGCACTGATGAGAGTGGGGAGGAAAGCCAGGCAGGCTAGATAAACAATCAATAGGGAGCGAGACATTTTCTcagatggagatggtggtTGATGAAGTTCTTGCAGATAAAAGATGTATCAAATCTTTTGCTCTCTTGAATGGAGGGTAGAATATATATTTCATGTCACTGCTTACATATCTGATCACCAGCAGTAATTCCGAGGTCTTAGTGAAAACATGTTTTCTGACCCCTAGCGTTGTATCGGACATGCCGGTGTAAACATTTGACGATGCAATCAGGTGGCCATGGGTATTCAGCTGGATGTCCTTGAAGACCATGTCCAAAACGGTGCTTTGCACGGCTAATATGTAGACCGATATGATCAATCACATCAATATTATGCATGTATTGCCAATCGGGCCGTATGAGACGGTCATACGTCGCTGTGCGTATCGCCTGTAACACACCGAATCCTCACAAGGTGCAGAAAATCTCGGTGAACCATCTGTAAAATGACACTGTAGCACGGAGCATCAGCTCCTGGCTTTCAAAAAGTCATTCTCATCTGGGCGCACTGCATGGACACGGTGGCTGGCTGGACTGCACCGTACTGACTCTTTCGGCATCTATCATCTCATGActtccattctcttctcaGCTATAGGCTGCAATTGCAGCTGAGGCCCATTAATccctgttgctgctggtgatACGGTCCATAACCGATACTCAGCATTGGTACAGGATGTACTACACATTCGCTCTGAGATTAAATACAGCTCTTCAACTCTTATTCCAATAGCTGTACATCCTGATCATCACATATCTTCGTTGTCCCCCgtctttttatttttattgCAGTGTTACTTTCCACGTAGCTATGGCAAAATACTACAACTGGGCCGTTTTTCTTGCCTTGTTTGCTGTTTCAGCTCATGGTCAAGAGAGCCCAAACCAACAACCGCTTTCACTAGAGGTGGAACCCATTCCCCTACAGAAAGCAGCCAATAATGCCAATGGCCAAATGACCATTGATGATATTATTCCTTCTCAGGACTCCAAAGGACAGATTAAATGTTGTCCATTGGGAACCATCTTCAACGGCACTGCCTGTACTTTCAAGATAACTACTACTGTCTGCCCTCCCAACACCAAACTCAAAGCTGGTGCTTGTATTTCTGATAAAGAGCCCGAGTGCCCTGAGGGTACAGTTCTACAGGACGAGAAGTGTATCTCAACTGTAGACCCGATTTGTCAGGATGGGGCGCGCTTTGATGGCAGCAATTGTATTTCTATACAGCTTCCCTCCTGCGACACAAACTTCAAATTCAACGGTATCTCTTGTATCTCTACCGAGAAGCAGGTCTGTCCAGAAGGGTTTATTGATGTTGCAAACGTCTGTATATCTAATATACCACCGACATGCCCCAGTGGTGAAAGATTAGATGGAGGATCTTGCACCTATTCCCAGCCACCGTCATGTCCCTCTCATATGACGCTTGAAGACGGCCTCTGCATATCCAAGCAACCTCCCTCTTGCAATGAGGGCTTTGAGTTCAACGGCAAGAGCTGTATTTATGGACAGAATCCTTCGTGTCCGTCTGGAACAACATTCAGTGGACGTGTCTGTATCTCTGCGACACCACCTGAATGCAAAGTCGGTCATTACAATGGCTGGGCTTGCCAAGCTCCTGAGTCTCCTCAATGTGTCCGAGGCTCCAAGCTGGTAGATGGTGTTTGTGTGATGGAGTCTCAAGATGAGAGGTGTCGACCGGGTTTTACGTATAACGGCCACGCATGCGCATCTAACAAACCGCCGGGTTGTCCGTCAGATGCCGTGCTATCAAAGGGGGTCTGTGCCCTCAAAGAGAAACCAGCATGTGCGCAGGGTACATTCAATGGCACTGTCTGCGTTGTGCCTGAGCCTCCCACATGCCCCCAAGGCTCTATTTTCTCAGATGATTCCTGCATTTCCACGATACCGCCGACCTGTCCCGTCAACATGATTCTCCGTGGGGACTCTTGCATACAGACGAGTAACCCCGTGTGTGCTCCAGGCTCGGTGTGCAAGGGTGATGTTTGCATTACGACTAGTACTCCAACATGTGCCGTTGGGGCATTCAAGGATGGTAAATGCATTTCTGCCTCAGGACCAGCTTGTCCAGGCCAGGCCGTCTTTGATGGTACAAACTGTATCTCCCAAAGTAGTCCAGGCTGCCAACCAGGATTTGCATTTAATGGAACAGCTTGCATCTCACACAGCTCGCCAGTGTGCCTAGAAGGCGATGTCTTTGATGGTAAAATCTGCCTTCACAGCCAACAGCCTGTATGCCCTCCAGGGACTCATATCCAAGGCAATGGCTGTGCCACTCAACTGGGACCTAATTGTCCGGAAGGCTttgtcttctcttctcaGGGTTGCGTTGCGGGGAAGCTGCCCGAATGCCCAGCCGATACGACCTTACAGGGGGATAAGTGCATCTCTGGACAGCCACCCGCCTGTCTACCTGGCACACAGCTCGTCAACGGCACCTGCGTTTCGATCAATGGCCCGACATGTCCTCCTGGAAGCGAGCTGCGACCAGAAGGTTGTGTCACCATCACCGCTCCTTCATGCCCACATGGAACCACGCTGAAGGACAACAAATGTGCTTCTAATGATGGACCCACTTGTCGCCTCCCGCTTGTTGTCTCGGGCGATAAGTGTATATCTCCTAACCTGCCGGTATGCCCCGCTGGCACGGTTTTCTCCAATGGGAAGTGTAGCTTGGCTCCAACAACTGGGTGCTATAATATCCAGTATTGTCCTCCCTTGTAAGTGAGAGCTATCTAATGGTTGTCGGGGAGGAGTTTATTTCGAAAGTCAAGTCTTGAACATCGAGAGACTGAGATGAACTGTTGGTGGTTGGTGGGGTAGGAGCAGATACATTACCGGTATGTATACAATTATGTACAGCTTTATGAATTGAGGAAACTTCATAATGCCTCAACTTATTGTTCCTGATGCACTGACCCTTCATCCACTTCTTGTAACCCCCTGGTCTATTACCAGAGGCCGTGCGTTGGGTGTCTCCTTCCGTACgttgtcatgatgatacATACGCATGTATTCGTATTTACCTGATGGGTCGAATTGTGAAAGCACCAGTATTCACAGTGAATGGAGCTATTGAACCTCTGATTGCGCCGTCACCCACTCATCTACAACTCATTGATAATCTTGAACTGCCTGATTTTGCCTTATTAGGACTGATATTTCTATTTGGCTCATCCCTGCGTGTATAACTACTCATATCATAAGGACATGATAATACTCTTCCAGCTGTATGATGCATGCACGAGCAGTTTGGTTGCTCCGGAATAAGGTAGCCAGCTAGCCTCTTACTTCTTTGGAGGAACTTTACTACTCCAAAACAAGACCAATGTAATTAATATTGCATGGAACTTTTGAGCAACTGAACTCTCCCTCTAGCCGAGCTGTCCTAATGGCGGTCTGTACCGAGCTGGTGCGTCTGCCgatctttctctttctggGGTCTTATCACACGGAAACCCCACTTCAGCTGTCCACAAAGAGGTTCTGTGTGTTAATATTAACCCAATATGCCGAGCGAGACAGGGTTTCAACATCGAGGTGCAGCTGAAATGCGATGCAGCTTCTAGCATCGGCGCATACCTTGACGAGTGGATGGTAGAGAGTGACGTGATATCGCATCGCATGACTGGAATCGTCACGTCAATGCTTTTCTTCATTCGCCTACTTTCGTTTTCTCCCGTGTTGTCGTTCCTTTTCTCACCGCACTTCTTTCTGGAGTTCTAATCACCTTTCTCTCATCCATACATAAGCTAATAACATCGTCAGGCCAGGAGACAAGTGTAAACACTACGCGCAGTCCGGACGGCAACGTGCATGACTGTTTTGGTGTTGCTGCAGGTTTGAGTAATGTTGGAAAAATCCGGGAATCCCCCTTAtcttcaggattcagactgttattctgaaagtcctagataCAATtatctagagatataaacccgagAATAACTCTCAGCTCAATAATGAATAACCAAGTTTCATAAAAAATATActttcacccagcactactgcgcaatataaacaacagTATCAAGCAGCAATCAGTGAATGCATTTCCGGCAACCTTGGTTGAGAAAATACCGCATCTTGCCGGTTTTTATCCGCCTTGGCTGCTGCGGTAGACAAGCAACTCATGGGTCTTCGTATTGTGTGAGGCAAAACAGGAAGCTCGGTTACTACCAACAGCTGCAATGCAGTAACATGTGAATAGATAACGCGAGTTGGTTCTAAGCGATCAGCGCGGAGCGGGCCGGTCTGCCCTAGTACGACTTGATATTGAGTGTGCGGGGTAAGCGACACACTTTCAGCTACCCCTCACTGACTTGGTTATGTCTTCCTTCACTGCAGCGAGTCTCGTGTTTTCTGTCCCCAGGGGCTCTCAGCTCACCATAGAGACAAAGCACTGACAAAGTTGGTAAACTCACCAAACCAATAATTCCGCCCCATGCTTTAGGGTCAGTGGACTGACAAGGGCCATACGGTAATCTGATAGAGAAGACCGCCGTGGTGCAGACAGCTGAGTCCCTGCACAACAGGGCTGCCGTCAGATCAGATTAACAATCAGAtatatcaatcaattcaatcaattcagTTCAAATACGGTATCCTAAcagatcaatcaattcagaCACAAGCATCTGTGCATCTGATATATCTGATATCCTTATAAAGGAAGATGACTACCCTAGAACTGTCGGATCATCCATATTTTCCGGTCCTCAGAGTGGGGCACTTCCCTAACAAGCAGTGATGCTACAGGGCGGAGTCAAGCCGATTGGCTGGCTTCGAACCCCAGACCGCTCAGGGCTCGGTTGGAGAGCAATCTACAGGCAGATTAATTGGTTAAGTTGCCCCTTTTTCCTACCTCTTGCCCCAGTACGACACAGCCCTAGCCAGAGAAGCCGACACATCCTTCAATGTTTGGAAGCATATCTCGGCTGATGGGTTTCAATCTGTTGAAGCCCCTGCTGATTGCAACATACAATGTCGGAGACCGCTATAAAAGGCAGCCTTGCTGGTAGCCCgtcgtcatcgccgccaCCACCCGCATTTCCTCGTCTCGGATCCCGGTCTAAGGCCATCGCTAAGCAGTATGATGCCGCTTTAACTTTGGCCTCGACTGCCGATTCGTCCGTTGATGACCTTTACAAGATCATTTGGGGCCAACGACGTTTTGTTATTGCAAGCCTCTTAGATAAGAGGAAAAGTAGGGGCAGGCGAAGCTGGATCGGAAACCATGGCTGGTTCCTTGCAGAGTTGAGGAAAGACAATACATCCAGTGGAGATATCTGGTGTTGCCGGCTCTGCGATGATAAGGGTGCGCCTCGATTTTTCAATGCCCAgtcgacatcatcggcatcagctCATCTTTTCAAGTTCGTGGTACTTGCCATTTCCAGGTTATTACTAACGGCTTTTAGAGCTCACAGGATCACCGAGACCTTTGGAGCGGATTCATCTGGTGACCCTTCAGTTCTCGACCTCCAGAGAAATGGATCCAAGAAACGgtcggcttcttcttccctccttcttcctcgagcGAAGATGGCACGGATTAGAGAGCTCTCTGTTGGTTATATCATTGATTCTAACCTCCCCTTTACTACCTTTGAGAGTACCTATCTGCAGGAGCTGTTCCGTCAGCTGGACTCTGATCTTTATGCTCAGGTGCCCTGGGGTCGAACTGCAACCAAAAAAGACCTAGAGGACATACTTGTTTCAAAGAAAGCggctgtcaaggaggaacTCGAAAATGCTGTTACCCAGATACATCTTAGCTTCGACCTCTGGACCTCTCCGAACAGGTTAGCTTTTATTTCCATCTTTGGTCACTTTATCGATCGGAGACACTCATATCAAAGCCGGCTGCTGGCTTTCAAGAGGCAGATCGGATCTCATGCCGGTAAGAACATCGCTTACACCATAAGAAACGTCGTCCGTGATTAGGGTATCGATTGTAAGCTAGAGGTTTCGATCTGCGATAATGCGGCCAGTAATGATGTTTGCTTGCGAAACCTCTACACAACTCTCGATGCCTCGATAACTCGAGCGGACACGGAGGCACGGAGGATGCGATGTTTCGGTCATATTCTAAACCTCGTTGCCCAAGCCTTCCTCTACGGCGATGATGCAGCTTCTTTCGCACTTCAGTCTGAGGCCTATGACATGTTAGAGcgggttgaagaagatctcgaacACTGGCGAGCCAGGGGTCCAGTTGGGAAGCTTCACAATATCGTCAAGTTCATCCGAGCCTCTCCGCAACGCACCGAAGCTTTCAAAGCACATGCAAGGGAGCAGGAGGGGGTAGATTCATATAAGCTTGCAGAAGAATCAACCGCCGAGCTCGAAGTCATACAGAACAACGCTACGAGATGGAACTCGACTTACATGATGATTGAGCGTGCCTTAGTCAAGCAGTCTGAGCTCAGCAGCTTCATTCAGGAGTTAGGGCTAGAAGAAGACGCCTATCAACCATTCAGCTACGACTTTGCATGCTAGGTCGTAGAAAATGCCatagaaaaaaaaaccacGCTATTGAACTATGGGGGGCAAGTTCATATGGGGATATGGAGGTTAGGGTTCATGCGTGAGTTCAGAGAACAAAAACTTCTCAAAATGGGCCAAAAGCCAAACATATGGTAGAGCGAGGCAAGCTTATT
This window of the Fusarium oxysporum f. sp. lycopersici 4287 supercont2.30 genomic scaffold, whole genome shotgun sequence genome carries:
- a CDS encoding uncharacterized protein (At least one base has a quality score < 10), which translates into the protein MSRSLLIVYLACLAFLPTLISAQSCSTTGTYAGCCPSSDKKIVTFQGKDYRVYCDVVIAPGSVEFTSTPAECANRCGSMEECVDSFWEPPRQSERSGRCEMNLLESEAQSLAIVPMASAGPTHAVSQRSKQTVLRKSRRSKQTVLRKSRRSKQTVLRKSRHNRPAAQAESHQL